GTAATTATAACCTTCTCTGGGGGAGTATCCTCTATTAAATTTTGTTGATGATTAACTATTTTAACGGGAGTACCTATTGCTACCCTTTCGTATAACCAAAGGATGTCGTCGTTATGTAATCTTACACAACCCAGGGAAGCATAGGTGCCAATGGAGGCGGGGTTGTTATTTCCGTGTATACCATAGGGACCGCCGGGTGCTGATATTCCTAGCCATCTGGTGCCCAATGGGTTGTGAGGGCTGCCCCCGGGGATATTCAATTTGTAGTAGGGTGGGTTAATAATTTTATTGGTAATATAAAAATTACCTTCGGGGGTCAAAGAAGGGCTTTTGCCGGTGGCCACAGGGAAAACTCTAACCAGCTCGTTATTCTGGTAGAAGGCCAGTTGGTTTGTCCCTTTGTTAATAACTATTAGCTGATGTGTAGCCTTTGCCCATGAGGGTGTTACAAATATAATCATTATGAATAAAATAAGAATAAGAAAAAGGGATGTTTTTTTCACGGTCATTACCTCCCAATATCAGCTTTAAATAAATAGATATTAGGAAAGAGGTTAAAAAATGACTGTATTAACATTGACCGGTAGACCTTATGCCAAAGAACAATTATGCTATAATTTAATGAAAAGACGGTATGGGGGTATTTAATGCAGAAGGAAAGGGCAATTTTATTGGGGCTGATATCTTCAGAAACAGAGGAGATTCAAGAAGAAGCTTCATTAATAGAGCTGGAAAGGTTGGCTGAAACGGCCGGGGCGGAAGTGGTTGAGGTCTATAAACAAAGGCGCAACAGTCCCCACCCCAGAACCTTTTTTGGCAAGGGGAAGGTTGAAGAAATAAAAGAGGGTTGTGCACAATTAGGAGCGACACTGCTAATATGCGACCAGGAACTCACACCTGCCCAGCTGCGCAATCTGGAAGAAAACGTAGGGGTACGGGTTATTGACCGGACCCAATTGATTTTAGATATTTTTGCTCAGCGGGCGCGCACAAAAGAAGGCAAATTGCAAGTTGAGTTGGCCCAAATGAATTATTTGCTACCGCGACTAACGGGGCGCGGTGTGGAAATGTCACGACTGGGAGGCGGTATAGGTACCAGAGGGCCGGGGGAAACAAAACTCGAGGTTGACAAGCGGCGAATTCGCAAGCGGATTGCTGATCTGTCAAAGGAATTAAGTGAGGTGCGAAAACATAGGCGGTTGCACCGGAAAAATCGCCGCTCAGTTCCATTGCCTTTAGTGAGTTTAATAGGATATACAAATGCCGGTAAAAGCACCTTGCTTAATACACTGACCGATTCAAATGTATTGGCGGAGGATAAACTATTTGCTACCCTGGATCCCACAACAAGAAGGGTATTACTTCCCACAAATGAAACAATTTTGTTAACCGACACAGTGGGTTTTATACAAAAATTACCCCACCATTTAATTGCAGCTTTTAGTGCCACATTGGAGGAGGTAAAAGAAGCGGATTTGTTATTGCATGTGGTGGATGCCAGTCACCCAAACTTGGAACAACAGATTCAATCGGTTGAAGATGTATTAAAATCATTGGAAGCCGAGGATAAACCATCTATATTAGTACTCAATAAATCAGATAACTTAGCGGATGAGCCGGTGTTAAGTGCAGATATAAAAGCTAGGTACTTTGGAAAACCGGTAGCAATATCTGCAAAGTATAACCGGGGCCTTGAAAAGCTGTTGGAATCAATATCTGCGGCCTTATCCGCAAGAAGAGTTCGCACCACTTTTTTTATCCCCTTTACAGATTCTGCGATAATTTCATTGGTGCATCAGCATGGCAAAGTAATCAATCAGCGGTATGAAGAAAAGGGTGTTTCCATGGAGGTGGAGTTAGAGAGGATTTTAGCCGAACGAATTATGACTAGGCTAAAGAATTGACAGCGGTTCGCCTTAGGTTTACAGGGCAAGTGGTGGATAAGGATTAATTTTCATATAGTTCTGTGCTGAAATACCTTTCTCCGGTATCAACTAAAACCGTGAGCACATTCTTATTAGGCCCTAATTGCTCACCCACTTGGCATGCGGCCCACACTGCGGCACCGCTTGAAATGCCCACAAGGAGCCCTTCTTCCCGTGCCAGTCTTCTGGCAGTATTTATGGCGTCCTCATCGGTAACTGAAATTGGGCTATCTAAAATATCTAAATCTAAATTACCCGGGA
This portion of the Desulfofalx alkaliphila DSM 12257 genome encodes:
- the hflX gene encoding GTPase HflX: MQKERAILLGLISSETEEIQEEASLIELERLAETAGAEVVEVYKQRRNSPHPRTFFGKGKVEEIKEGCAQLGATLLICDQELTPAQLRNLEENVGVRVIDRTQLILDIFAQRARTKEGKLQVELAQMNYLLPRLTGRGVEMSRLGGGIGTRGPGETKLEVDKRRIRKRIADLSKELSEVRKHRRLHRKNRRSVPLPLVSLIGYTNAGKSTLLNTLTDSNVLAEDKLFATLDPTTRRVLLPTNETILLTDTVGFIQKLPHHLIAAFSATLEEVKEADLLLHVVDASHPNLEQQIQSVEDVLKSLEAEDKPSILVLNKSDNLADEPVLSADIKARYFGKPVAISAKYNRGLEKLLESISAALSARRVRTTFFIPFTDSAIISLVHQHGKVINQRYEEKGVSMEVELERILAERIMTRLKN
- a CDS encoding L,D-transpeptidase family protein; translated protein: MKKTSLFLILILFIMIIFVTPSWAKATHQLIVINKGTNQLAFYQNNELVRVFPVATGKSPSLTPEGNFYITNKIINPPYYKLNIPGGSPHNPLGTRWLGISAPGGPYGIHGNNNPASIGTYASLGCVRLHNDDILWLYERVAIGTPVKIVNHQQNLIEDTPPEKVIITINENLAPEHCHAIKVKDEVLVALRPLVEYLGFYVQWDKKTNSIIVKGIDLQVTVQVNNPVLLIDDTEYSLASTPRIIGDTTYVSPDFFSNAMGYQVRWDPDSKKLNIIANDLYLPIQ